One Polaribacter sp. SA4-12 genomic window carries:
- a CDS encoding aspartate:alanine exchanger family transporter gives MELISDLLTKDYFVLFLVIGLGIALGNVRIKGINFDTSAVIFVAIFFGYLYNLKGITFSIPPIIQRVGLVLFIYTIGMQAGPSFFSSFKEQGTKLIVLAGITVITGGITAISISYIYDVDMNMMSGLLTGALTSTPGLAASIQSSHSPLASIGYGIAYPFGVLGVILFVKLGPSLFRVNIKKEENEFEEKSSSSMPMVINKNLIISNENVHGKTIDELRIRFMTKANISRIMKPNQPPFSPTPKTILETGDIIKAVGTVNALNRIQVLLGKITDIEIPKSGTYDVKWYVVSNDTVVNKTIQELNLLENYSATITRIRRASIDLSPHPTTKIKYGDKIFISCSKGNVPAVTQLFGDSLKRIGQTSFLPVAFGIAIGIILGSIAIPIGGLQLKLGLTGGVLLASIFLSWKGKTGPVIWNLPGPANQILRQFGLLLFLTPVGLKAGQSLVLAIQEHGAILFLYGALITLMPMIITVLTGRFLLKINFLSILGALTGGMTSTPGLSATGSMTESEAPQIAYAAVYPFSLVLIIAMAEIMAIL, from the coding sequence ATGGAACTTATTTCAGACTTACTCACTAAAGATTATTTTGTGTTATTTCTGGTTATCGGTCTTGGAATTGCTCTTGGAAATGTTCGAATAAAAGGGATTAATTTTGATACTTCAGCTGTTATTTTTGTTGCTATATTTTTCGGCTATTTGTATAATTTAAAAGGCATAACTTTTAGTATTCCACCTATTATACAACGTGTGGGATTGGTTTTGTTTATTTACACAATTGGTATGCAAGCGGGGCCTTCCTTTTTTAGTTCTTTTAAAGAACAAGGAACAAAATTAATTGTCTTGGCAGGAATCACTGTAATAACAGGAGGAATTACAGCGATATCTATTTCTTACATCTATGATGTAGATATGAATATGATGAGTGGTTTACTAACAGGAGCATTGACATCGACACCAGGTTTAGCGGCATCCATTCAATCTTCTCATTCTCCTTTAGCTTCTATTGGTTACGGAATTGCGTATCCATTTGGGGTTTTAGGTGTTATTCTATTTGTGAAATTAGGACCTTCTTTATTTAGGGTAAATATCAAAAAAGAAGAAAATGAATTTGAAGAAAAATCGAGTTCTTCAATGCCAATGGTTATAAATAAAAACTTGATTATTTCTAATGAAAACGTTCATGGAAAAACAATTGATGAGTTGAGAATACGTTTCATGACAAAGGCGAATATTTCACGTATTATGAAGCCGAATCAACCACCTTTCTCTCCAACACCTAAAACAATTCTAGAAACAGGAGATATTATTAAAGCGGTAGGGACTGTAAATGCATTAAATAGAATTCAGGTTTTGTTAGGTAAAATTACCGATATAGAAATTCCTAAAAGTGGAACTTATGATGTAAAATGGTATGTAGTAAGCAACGATACGGTGGTAAATAAAACGATCCAAGAACTAAACCTTCTAGAAAACTATTCTGCTACAATTACGCGTATAAGAAGAGCAAGTATAGATTTATCTCCTCATCCTACAACCAAAATTAAATATGGAGATAAAATTTTTATATCTTGTTCTAAAGGAAATGTACCTGCAGTAACGCAACTTTTTGGAGATAGTTTAAAAAGAATTGGACAAACTAGTTTTTTACCCGTTGCATTTGGTATTGCGATAGGTATTATTCTTGGTTCTATAGCTATTCCAATAGGAGGTTTACAACTTAAGTTAGGCCTTACAGGTGGTGTACTTCTTGCTTCAATATTTTTAAGTTGGAAAGGAAAAACTGGTCCAGTAATTTGGAACCTTCCTGGTCCAGCAAACCAAATATTAAGACAATTTGGATTGTTATTATTTTTAACTCCTGTAGGTTTAAAAGCGGGTCAAAGTTTAGTTTTAGCGATTCAAGAACATGGAGCTATTCTTTTTCTTTACGGAGCACTTATTACGTTGATGCCTATGATTATTACAGTTTTAACTGGGCGTTTTTTACTTAAAATTAACTTTTTATCTATATTAGGTGCCTTAACAGGAGGAATGACATCAACCCCAGGATTGAGTGCAACAGGTTCAATGACCGAATCTGAAGCGCCACAAATTGCCTATGCAGCAGTATATCCTTTTTCACTAGTTCTCATAATTGCTATGGCAGAAATCATGGCAATACTATAA
- a CDS encoding succinate dehydrogenase cytochrome b subunit translates to MSGFFKSSIGRKIAMALSAFFLMFFLIIHLAVNITSLFSEDLFNELSHFMGTNPLVQFALQPVLVFGVVFHFVLGFILEIKNKKANGVAYAKDNGAANSTWMSRNMIYSGIAILAFVVIHFLDFWIPELNTKYVVGDMSGLHDGSFRYFHELQEKFVPIWRVAAYTVAFVFLGLHLAHGFTSAFQSMGVTAGRKKALQNFGKIYSIIIPLGFIIVALFHHLNHNH, encoded by the coding sequence ATGAGCGGATTTTTCAAATCTTCAATTGGGAGAAAGATAGCCATGGCGCTTTCTGCATTCTTCCTGATGTTTTTCTTAATTATACATTTAGCGGTAAATATTACATCACTTTTTAGTGAAGACCTCTTTAACGAGTTATCCCATTTTATGGGTACAAATCCATTAGTACAATTTGCGCTGCAACCTGTATTAGTTTTTGGAGTTGTTTTTCACTTTGTGTTGGGTTTTATTCTAGAAATAAAAAACAAAAAAGCAAACGGAGTTGCCTATGCAAAAGACAATGGTGCAGCTAATTCTACATGGATGAGTAGAAACATGATTTACAGTGGAATAGCTATTTTAGCTTTCGTTGTAATTCATTTTTTAGATTTCTGGATTCCAGAATTAAATACAAAATATGTAGTAGGCGATATGTCTGGATTGCATGATGGTAGTTTTAGATACTTTCATGAATTACAAGAGAAGTTTGTTCCTATCTGGAGAGTTGCTGCTTATACTGTAGCATTTGTATTCTTAGGATTGCATTTAGCACATGGGTTTACATCTGCTTTTCAATCTATGGGAGTTACAGCAGGAAGAAAAAAAGCATTACAAAATTTCGGTAAAATATACTCAATAATTATTCCTTTAGGATTTATAATTGTTGCATTGTTTCATCACTTAAATCATAACCATTAA
- a CDS encoding GLPGLI family protein, producing the protein MKKCIKITVILFFLVLTNIKAQELSGRVTYNVSLNLTIEQVDKRNKERNVKTSQSTRDRINSARDILAYLEFNDFHSIQKLESKLKNDANRMRNKTKSGAGNARIYYTNNSFLHKNSIVECAILGECFLIEQPKSIWKISQESKIIGGYLCYRAVYQNPLYKYKKPIAWFAPKIPASYGPKIFTGLPGLILELEDNTVTFTAIKIEINPKEKIIIKKPNGKVISKENYNALLKKAFPDFYEK; encoded by the coding sequence ATGAAAAAATGTATAAAAATTACTGTTATTTTATTCTTTTTAGTATTAACAAACATAAAGGCACAAGAACTTTCAGGTAGAGTTACTTATAATGTTTCACTGAACTTAACAATTGAACAAGTAGATAAAAGAAATAAAGAAAGAAATGTAAAGACATCTCAAAGCACAAGAGATAGAATTAACAGCGCTCGAGATATTTTAGCATATTTAGAGTTTAATGATTTTCATTCAATTCAAAAATTAGAATCCAAATTAAAAAATGATGCTAATCGGATGAGAAATAAAACAAAATCGGGTGCTGGAAATGCAAGAATTTATTACACTAACAATTCCTTTCTACATAAAAATAGTATTGTTGAATGTGCTATTTTAGGGGAATGTTTCTTAATTGAACAACCAAAATCTATTTGGAAAATTTCACAAGAATCTAAAATTATCGGAGGTTATTTATGTTACAGAGCTGTATATCAAAACCCTTTGTATAAGTATAAAAAACCTATAGCGTGGTTTGCTCCTAAAATACCTGCGAGTTATGGACCTAAAATTTTTACAGGGTTACCAGGTTTAATATTAGAGTTAGAGGATAATACTGTAACATTTACCGCAATAAAAATAGAAATCAATCCTAAAGAAAAAATTATAATCAAAAAACCTAATGGAAAAGTTATAAGTAAAGAAAATTACAATGCACTTTTAAAAAAAGCTTTTCCAGACTTTTATGAAAAGTAG
- a CDS encoding helix-turn-helix domain-containing protein, translated as MRERERERERERERERERERIQESYKTILNTLEEKRKIANISRFEIAVHLGLTENGYFKVIKGQTKLDLERLLTILDKLDITPTKFFKDI; from the coding sequence ATGAGAGAAAGAGAAAGAGAAAGAGAAAGAGAAAGAGAAAGAGAAAGAGAAAGAGAAAGAATACAAGAGTCTTATAAAACCATTCTAAATACTTTAGAAGAGAAAAGAAAAATTGCTAATATTAGTCGTTTTGAAATTGCGGTACATTTAGGTTTAACAGAAAATGGTTATTTTAAAGTTATTAAAGGGCAAACAAAATTAGATTTAGAAAGATTACTAACTATTTTAGATAAGTTAGATATTACTCCTACTAAATTTTTTAAAGATATTTAA
- a CDS encoding ribonuclease H1 domain-containing protein has product MSKKKFYVVWNGRKKGVFTSWKVCKKQIDGFDGAQYKSFADLEEAEKASKGKYEDYIGKNSKKPTLSSAEKASYGAPNLESISVDAACSGNPGKMEYRGVLTHNKQQIFIKGPFKKGTNNIGEFLALVHGIALLKSKNKEDIPIYSDSKIAMSWVKQKRCKTNMHFDASNRDLLELIKRAEKWLKENTYKNPILKWETKAWGEIPADFGRK; this is encoded by the coding sequence ATGAGTAAAAAAAAGTTTTATGTTGTTTGGAACGGACGTAAAAAAGGTGTTTTTACTTCTTGGAAAGTCTGTAAAAAACAGATTGATGGTTTTGATGGTGCTCAATACAAATCTTTTGCAGATTTAGAGGAAGCCGAAAAAGCATCCAAAGGAAAATATGAAGATTATATTGGTAAAAACAGCAAAAAACCAACTTTATCATCAGCTGAAAAAGCAAGTTACGGTGCGCCTAATTTAGAAAGTATTTCTGTGGATGCTGCTTGTTCTGGAAATCCTGGAAAAATGGAATACAGAGGTGTTTTAACGCATAATAAACAGCAAATTTTCATTAAAGGTCCTTTTAAAAAAGGTACTAATAATATTGGTGAATTTTTAGCTTTGGTACATGGAATTGCCTTATTAAAAAGTAAAAACAAAGAAGATATTCCTATTTATTCTGATTCTAAAATTGCCATGAGTTGGGTAAAACAGAAAAGGTGTAAAACCAACATGCATTTTGATGCTTCTAACAGAGATTTATTAGAGCTGATTAAAAGAGCCGAAAAATGGCTGAAAGAAAATACGTACAAAAACCCGATTTTGAAATGGGAAACCAAAGCCTGGGGAGAAATTCCTGCAGATTTTGGGAGGAAATAA
- a CDS encoding fumarate reductase/succinate dehydrogenase flavoprotein subunit, which yields MALDSKVPQGPIKDKWTDYKNKIDLVNPANKRNIDVIVVGTGLAGGSAAATLAELGYNVKAFAYQDSPRRAHSIAAQGGINAAKNYQGDGDSDYRLFYDTVKGGDYRSREANVYRLAEVSSNIIDQCVAQGVPFARDYGGLLDNRSFGGVLVSRTFYAKGQTGQQLLLGCYSAMNRQIARGKIEMFNRHEMLDVVKVDGKARGIIARDLITGEIERHSAHAVVIATGGYGNVYFLSTNAMGSNATAAWKIHKKGAYFANPCMTQIHPTCIPRSGDYQSKLTLMSESLRNDGRIWVPARIEDAKAIQQGKLKPTEIAEENRDYYLERRYPAFGNLVPRDVASRAAKERCDAGYGVNATGEAVYLDFASAFQRYGSEQAKIQNIENASAAKIKELGQAIVKEKYGNLFQMYEKIIAENPYETPMMIYPATHYTMGGVWVDYNLMTTVEGLYCIGEANFSDHGANRLGASALLQGLADGYFVLPYTIGDYLSDDIRTGKIPTDTKEFDEVEKEVKDRIDFFINNKGTKTVDYFHKRLGKVMWDKVGMSRNEKDLTAAMAEIKAIREEFWKDVMVPGTSSEMNAELEKAGRVADFLELGELFAKDALVRNESCGGHFREESVELDGEQKGEAKRNDKDFAFVSAWEYKGEPADAVLHKEQLEFNDIELKQRSYK from the coding sequence ATGGCTTTAGATTCAAAAGTACCTCAAGGTCCAATTAAAGATAAATGGACAGATTACAAAAATAAAATAGACTTGGTAAACCCTGCAAATAAACGTAACATAGATGTTATTGTTGTAGGTACAGGATTAGCAGGTGGTTCTGCTGCTGCTACATTAGCAGAGTTAGGCTACAATGTAAAAGCATTTGCTTATCAAGATTCTCCAAGAAGAGCGCATTCAATTGCAGCACAAGGAGGAATTAATGCAGCAAAAAATTACCAAGGAGATGGAGATTCTGATTATCGTCTTTTTTACGATACTGTAAAAGGTGGAGATTATCGTTCTCGTGAAGCAAACGTTTATCGTTTAGCTGAGGTTTCTTCTAATATTATTGATCAATGTGTAGCACAAGGAGTTCCTTTTGCACGTGATTATGGTGGTTTATTAGACAACCGTTCTTTTGGTGGAGTTTTAGTTTCTAGAACTTTTTACGCAAAAGGTCAAACAGGACAACAATTATTATTAGGTTGTTATTCTGCAATGAACCGTCAAATTGCTCGTGGAAAGATTGAGATGTTCAATCGTCACGAAATGTTAGATGTTGTAAAAGTTGATGGAAAAGCAAGAGGTATTATTGCTCGTGATTTAATTACAGGAGAAATAGAACGTCATTCTGCACATGCTGTTGTTATTGCAACTGGTGGTTATGGAAACGTATATTTCTTATCTACAAATGCAATGGGTTCTAATGCTACTGCAGCTTGGAAAATTCATAAAAAAGGAGCATACTTTGCAAATCCTTGTATGACACAAATTCACCCAACGTGTATTCCACGTTCTGGAGATTACCAATCTAAATTAACGTTAATGTCAGAGTCATTACGTAACGATGGTAGAATTTGGGTTCCTGCAAGAATAGAAGATGCAAAAGCAATTCAACAAGGTAAATTAAAGCCTACTGAAATTGCTGAAGAAAATAGAGATTATTATTTAGAAAGAAGATATCCTGCATTTGGTAACTTAGTACCACGTGATGTTGCATCTAGAGCAGCAAAAGAGCGTTGTGATGCTGGTTATGGTGTAAATGCAACAGGTGAAGCTGTATATTTAGATTTTGCTTCTGCTTTTCAACGTTATGGAAGTGAGCAAGCAAAAATTCAAAATATTGAAAATGCTTCAGCTGCAAAAATTAAAGAATTAGGACAAGCAATTGTAAAGGAAAAATATGGAAACTTATTTCAGATGTATGAAAAAATCATCGCTGAAAATCCATATGAAACTCCAATGATGATTTATCCTGCAACACACTATACAATGGGTGGTGTTTGGGTTGATTATAACTTAATGACTACTGTTGAAGGTTTATATTGTATTGGTGAAGCTAATTTCTCTGATCATGGTGCAAACAGACTTGGAGCTTCTGCTTTATTACAAGGTTTAGCTGATGGTTATTTTGTATTACCATATACAATTGGTGATTATTTATCTGATGATATTAGAACAGGTAAAATTCCTACAGATACTAAAGAGTTTGATGAAGTAGAAAAAGAAGTAAAAGACAGAATTGATTTCTTTATCAATAATAAAGGAACAAAAACTGTAGATTATTTCCACAAACGTTTAGGTAAAGTAATGTGGGATAAAGTAGGAATGTCTAGAAACGAAAAAGATTTAACGGCTGCTATGGCAGAAATTAAAGCAATTCGTGAAGAATTCTGGAAAGACGTAATGGTTCCTGGTACTTCAAGTGAAATGAATGCTGAATTAGAAAAAGCAGGAAGAGTAGCAGATTTCTTAGAACTAGGAGAATTGTTTGCTAAAGATGCTTTAGTAAGAAATGAATCTTGTGGAGGACACTTTAGAGAAGAATCTGTAGAATTAGACGGTGAGCAAAAAGGAGAAGCAAAACGTAACGATAAAGATTTTGCTTTTGTATCTGCTTGGGAATATAAAGGAGAACCTGCAGACGCAGTTTTACACAAAGAACAATTAGAGTTTAACGATATTGAATTGAAACAACGTTCATATAAATAA
- a CDS encoding helix-turn-helix domain-containing protein, protein MLEKNTIEKPQELSDKVLKKIVERRQELGISQTDLAIKLSMTTSGYFKVEKGESKLDLIRLFEIAEFLNIDAKELF, encoded by the coding sequence ATGCTAGAAAAAAACACTATCGAAAAGCCGCAAGAGCTATCAGACAAAGTGCTAAAAAAGATTGTTGAAAGAAGACAAGAATTAGGTATTTCTCAAACGGATTTAGCTATAAAACTAAGCATGACCACAAGTGGTTATTTTAAAGTTGAAAAAGGAGAATCTAAGTTAGATCTTATTCGATTATTTGAGATTGCTGAATTTTTAAATATTGATGCTAAAGAGCTTTTTTAA
- a CDS encoding carboxypeptidase-like regulatory domain-containing protein: protein MKNNLLFLFIFSISTTLFAQKVTLSGSVKDSLQTPLSYANVIAKPKDVSKNLQFAITDNEGYYKLLLEKGDTITISISYLGYKPVNFQFVALKSSKKDFVLQQSSEQLDEVVIEMPVTVKGDTTTYKTDKFINGTERKLKNVLKKLPGVEVSKNGTVTVQGEKVTKMLVDGKKFFGGNSKLAVENIPADAVGNIEVIDNYNEVSFLKGLTDSDEMAMNIKLKEDKKRFLFGDVEAGKGNKEFYKTSANLFYYSPKTNVNFIGNINNIGEKTFTFRDYMSFSGGMNAIFSGNFKWKRGNFSQFLESKDLLKSKQKFGALNITKTATSKLDISGYAIFSNTNTSSFIENFNEYTTFTEQRTNNTNADNLLGIGNLNIEYTPNNKEKWYARTQVKRTNNTNNNTLISLIDTNANTILTDRDLNATYINQNIEWHKRQSDKHTFSSVFNYVYDKSDKTNFWQTEDDVFNGLIPVLNQNQYLIHQLKNTKEQNIDVIFKHFWEINNSNHIYTTVGNKFLNEDFLTNDFQTLDDGTTNNFSSDEFGNNLNFKLNDLFLGIHYKFRAGIFTLKQGAYLHNYNWQLNKQTVLDKNKWVVLPDFLAKIEFNKSKKIQLNYNLKTSFSDASKFANQFYLQSYNSVFRGNETLENNLYHNARIRYSRFSLYRGLMLFANLNYNKQIKGVRSVVDFNDVNQFLTVKLFENPSEDIQGNVYLEKTIKTIKYKFDVGFSNSKYIQELNGNLQTNKNNNYDFEIGFETLFDNFPTIEVGLKREIGTFISSNSTSKFITSEPFITVDYDFAKGFIFNFDYKRSNYQNKTLRQKNVYEIANTTLSYKKENSAWSYKISAQNLFNAQFKQSNSFSDYVVSDTKTFILPRIMMFSIGYNL from the coding sequence ATGAAAAACAACCTCCTATTTCTATTTATTTTCAGTATTTCAACTACTCTTTTTGCCCAAAAGGTAACTTTAAGCGGTTCTGTAAAAGATAGTTTACAAACCCCATTATCTTATGCAAATGTTATTGCAAAACCAAAAGATGTTTCTAAAAATTTACAATTTGCTATTACAGATAACGAAGGCTATTATAAGTTGTTATTAGAAAAAGGAGACACTATAACCATTAGTATTTCTTATTTGGGGTATAAACCAGTTAATTTTCAATTTGTAGCTTTAAAATCAAGCAAAAAAGATTTTGTTTTACAGCAATCGTCAGAACAATTAGATGAGGTTGTTATAGAAATGCCTGTTACTGTAAAAGGAGATACTACTACGTATAAAACAGATAAATTTATAAACGGAACAGAACGTAAATTAAAAAACGTTTTAAAAAAATTACCTGGTGTTGAAGTAAGTAAAAACGGAACGGTTACCGTACAAGGTGAAAAAGTAACCAAAATGTTGGTAGATGGCAAAAAGTTTTTTGGAGGAAATTCTAAATTGGCGGTAGAAAATATTCCTGCAGATGCAGTTGGTAATATTGAGGTAATCGATAACTATAACGAAGTCTCGTTTTTAAAAGGATTAACAGATTCTGATGAAATGGCAATGAATATCAAATTAAAAGAAGATAAAAAACGTTTTCTTTTTGGTGATGTAGAAGCAGGTAAAGGCAACAAAGAATTTTATAAAACCAGTGCCAATTTGTTTTATTATTCACCTAAAACCAATGTCAACTTTATAGGAAACATTAATAATATTGGCGAAAAAACCTTCACATTTAGAGATTATATGAGTTTTTCTGGAGGAATGAATGCCATTTTTAGTGGTAACTTTAAATGGAAACGTGGTAATTTTTCTCAGTTTTTAGAAAGCAAAGATTTACTTAAAAGCAAACAAAAATTTGGCGCTTTAAATATTACAAAAACAGCAACATCAAAGTTAGATATTTCTGGTTATGCCATTTTTTCGAACACAAATACCAGTAGCTTTATAGAAAATTTTAATGAATATACCACATTTACAGAACAAAGAACAAATAACACCAATGCAGATAATTTATTAGGTATTGGAAATTTAAATATAGAATACACGCCTAACAATAAAGAAAAATGGTATGCAAGAACTCAAGTAAAAAGAACAAATAACACAAATAATAACACGTTAATTTCTTTGATAGATACCAATGCGAATACAATCTTAACCGATAGAGATTTAAATGCAACGTATATCAACCAAAATATAGAATGGCATAAAAGACAATCTGATAAACACACGTTTTCTTCGGTTTTTAATTATGTATATGATAAAAGTGATAAAACTAATTTTTGGCAAACAGAAGACGATGTTTTTAATGGGTTAATACCAGTTCTGAATCAGAATCAATATTTAATTCATCAACTTAAAAATACCAAAGAGCAAAATATAGATGTAATTTTTAAACACTTTTGGGAAATTAACAATAGCAATCATATTTATACAACGGTTGGTAATAAGTTTTTAAATGAAGATTTTTTAACAAATGATTTTCAAACGTTAGATGATGGAACCACAAATAATTTTTCTTCGGATGAATTTGGCAATAATCTTAATTTTAAATTAAATGATTTGTTTTTAGGAATTCACTACAAATTTAGAGCAGGTATTTTTACATTAAAACAAGGTGCTTATTTACACAATTACAATTGGCAATTAAACAAGCAAACCGTTTTAGATAAAAATAAGTGGGTTGTTTTACCCGATTTTTTAGCAAAAATTGAGTTTAATAAATCAAAAAAAATTCAACTGAATTATAATTTAAAAACGTCTTTTTCTGATGCTAGTAAATTTGCAAACCAATTTTATTTACAATCGTATAATTCTGTTTTTAGAGGAAATGAAACGCTAGAAAACAACTTATATCATAATGCAAGAATCCGTTATAGTAGATTTAGTTTATACAGAGGTTTAATGCTTTTTGCTAATCTAAATTATAACAAACAAATAAAAGGAGTTAGAAGTGTTGTCGATTTTAATGATGTAAATCAGTTTTTAACCGTAAAATTATTTGAAAACCCTTCAGAAGACATTCAAGGAAATGTATATTTAGAAAAAACGATTAAAACCATTAAATATAAATTTGATGTTGGTTTTAGCAATTCAAAATATATACAAGAATTAAACGGAAACTTACAAACCAATAAAAATAATAATTACGATTTTGAAATTGGTTTTGAAACGTTGTTTGATAATTTTCCAACCATAGAAGTCGGTTTAAAAAGAGAAATTGGTACTTTTATTTCTAGTAATTCTACATCAAAATTTATTACATCAGAACCTTTTATAACGGTCGATTATGATTTTGCTAAAGGATTTATTTTTAATTTTGATTACAAACGAAGCAATTATCAAAATAAAACATTGAGGCAAAAAAATGTGTATGAAATAGCAAATACAACCTTGTCTTACAAAAAAGAGAATTCTGCTTGGTCATATAAAATAAGTGCTCAAAATTTATTTAACGCACAGTTTAAACAAAGCAATTCTTTTTCAGATTATGTAGTTTCAGATACAAAAACATTTATCCTACCAAGAATAATGATGTTTAGTATAGGGTATAATTTGTAG
- a CDS encoding succinate dehydrogenase/fumarate reductase iron-sulfur subunit: protein MNLTLKIWRQKDSSSKGQMVDYKVTDISEHMSFLEMMDVLNEQLVNAGEEPVAFDHDCREGICGMCSMYINGEAHGPDRGITTCQLHMRMFNDGDTITIEPFRAAAFPVIKDLIVDRMAFERIQQAGGYISVNTSGNTQDANNIPISKHAADDAMDAATCIGCGACVATCKNSSAMLFVGAKVSQFALLPQGQVEAADRVQNMVAQMDLEGFGNCTNTGACEVECPKGISLDNIARMNRELMKANL from the coding sequence ATGAATTTAACGTTAAAAATTTGGAGACAAAAAGACTCAAGTTCAAAGGGTCAAATGGTCGATTATAAAGTAACTGATATTTCAGAACATATGTCTTTCTTAGAAATGATGGATGTTTTAAATGAACAATTAGTAAATGCTGGTGAAGAGCCAGTTGCTTTTGATCATGACTGTAGAGAAGGTATTTGTGGTATGTGTTCTATGTACATAAATGGTGAAGCTCATGGACCTGATAGAGGTATTACTACTTGTCAGTTACATATGCGTATGTTTAACGATGGTGATACAATTACAATTGAGCCATTTAGAGCAGCAGCATTTCCTGTAATAAAAGATTTAATTGTAGATAGAATGGCTTTTGAACGTATTCAACAAGCAGGTGGTTACATTTCTGTAAACACTTCTGGGAATACACAAGATGCAAACAACATTCCTATTTCTAAACACGCAGCAGATGATGCTATGGATGCAGCAACTTGTATTGGTTGTGGTGCTTGTGTAGCAACTTGTAAAAACTCTTCTGCAATGTTATTTGTTGGAGCAAAAGTTTCTCAATTTGCCTTATTACCACAAGGACAAGTAGAGGCTGCAGATCGTGTACAAAACATGGTTGCTCAAATGGATTTAGAAGGTTTTGGAAACTGTACAAATACAGGAGCTTGTGAAGTTGAATGTCCTAAAGGAATTTCTTTAGACAATATTGCAAGAATGAATAGAGAGCTTATGAAAGCGAATCTATAA
- a CDS encoding GLPGLI family protein yields MKKIIILIFSIFTYASIFSQQNFSGIVHYESTISSKKLDEYLSTKRKNIKNKTLIKSLDQVYLYTKAIKSKLTFSNREGLFIVEDKLSSDIHDLGQRINKTSAGGSNEYYYNDTNKTYLIKEFSIGEHFIYTNNYLKWELTQETRTMNGYVTNKATRNKGKVIAWYTPSIPVSFGPKGEYGLPGLILELEIYKKIYFVKKIVLNPKEKIEIKKPIKGIKVTEKEYQEVASSTIQKFKKNQGY; encoded by the coding sequence ATGAAAAAGATCATTATTTTAATATTCAGCATTTTTACATATGCTTCTATTTTCTCTCAACAAAATTTTTCTGGAATTGTTCATTACGAATCAACTATTAGTAGTAAAAAATTAGATGAGTATTTATCAACAAAAAGGAAAAACATAAAAAACAAAACTCTTATAAAATCACTTGATCAGGTTTATTTATATACCAAAGCTATAAAATCTAAATTAACTTTTTCAAACAGAGAAGGTTTATTTATCGTTGAAGATAAGTTAAGTTCCGATATACATGATTTAGGTCAGAGAATAAACAAAACAAGTGCTGGGGGTTCAAACGAATATTACTATAATGATACAAATAAAACCTATTTAATTAAAGAATTCAGTATAGGGGAACATTTTATTTATACTAATAACTATTTAAAATGGGAATTGACCCAGGAGACAAGAACTATGAATGGTTATGTAACAAATAAGGCGACGAGAAATAAAGGTAAAGTTATTGCATGGTATACTCCTTCTATTCCTGTTAGTTTTGGTCCAAAAGGAGAATATGGTCTACCTGGTTTAATTTTGGAGCTAGAGATTTATAAGAAAATTTATTTTGTGAAAAAGATTGTATTAAATCCAAAAGAAAAAATAGAAATTAAAAAACCAATTAAAGGAATTAAAGTGACTGAAAAAGAGTATCAAGAAGTGGCTTCGTCAACAATACAAAAATTTAAAAAGAATCAAGGATATTAA